One segment of uncultured Desulfovibrio sp. DNA contains the following:
- a CDS encoding phosphoribosylformylglycinamidine synthase subunit PurQ, protein MGAVNTLVITGYGTNSHLETAHAARLAGADRADVVHFSDIVAAKVRLDDYHFLVFPGGFLDGDDLGAAQTASMRWRYLKDADGTPLLESLTRFINDGKLILGICNGFQLLVKLGVLPALDNARFERQVSLSHNDSARYEDRWVSLLPNPHSPCVFTRNLSLLRMPVRHGEGKLVARDEPTLRRLQEENLIALQYADPATGQPTMEYPLNPNGSPLGIAGLTDPSGRVLGLMPHPEAFHHVTNHPAWTRGELDTPGTMLFVNAVRYLRGQ, encoded by the coding sequence ATGGGCGCTGTCAACACCCTTGTCATCACGGGCTATGGAACCAATTCCCATCTTGAAACGGCCCACGCCGCACGTCTGGCCGGCGCCGACCGTGCCGACGTGGTGCACTTTTCGGACATTGTGGCGGCCAAGGTGCGCCTGGACGACTACCATTTTCTGGTCTTTCCCGGCGGCTTTCTTGATGGCGATGACCTGGGCGCGGCCCAGACAGCCAGCATGCGCTGGCGTTACCTCAAGGATGCCGACGGAACGCCCCTGCTGGAAAGCCTGACGCGCTTCATCAATGACGGCAAGCTCATTCTGGGCATCTGCAACGGCTTTCAGCTGCTGGTCAAGCTGGGGGTGCTGCCCGCGCTGGACAATGCCCGCTTTGAACGCCAGGTTTCCCTGAGCCACAATGATTCCGCCCGCTACGAGGACCGCTGGGTCAGCCTGCTGCCCAATCCGCACAGCCCCTGCGTCTTCACACGCAATCTTTCCCTGCTGCGCATGCCCGTGCGCCATGGCGAAGGCAAGCTGGTTGCCCGTGACGAACCCACCCTGCGCCGCCTGCAGGAGGAAAACCTCATCGCCCTGCAGTACGCTGATCCGGCCACGGGGCAGCCCACCATGGAATATCCGCTCAATCCCAATGGCTCGCCCCTGGGCATTGCGGGGCTGACCGATCCCTCCGGACGGGTGCTCGGCCTCATGCCCCACCCCGAAGCCTTCCACCATGTCACCAATCACCCCGCCTGGACCCGGGGCGAGCTGGATACGCCCGGCACCATGCTTTTTGTCAATGCCGTGCGCTATCTGCGCGGCCAGTAG